ATCAAGTTGGCAACGAGAGCCGGTGATATTTTTTCGCCTCACGGATCCAGGCATCACCGGTATTCGCGGCATGCGAGCCGCTGCCCAATAGAGTGCTACCACCTGTGGTAAAACTAGAACCACCGCCACCACCGCTAGCCCAATTGGTGCCACCGCCGCCACCACCACCGCCAGGTCTCGGCGAGGACGCTGCGGTCCCGCCTGCCGCAATCGACCAGTAAGTCACCAAGCTGGGAAGGGATCGGCATAGCGACGCCACGCGGTGGCGCCTTTTTTAAACTCAGCGGCGCTGAGCAAACAGTCATCAAGTGCTTGCTGGACCGCGGTACGATCGAAATGTTGCCCGATGAGCACTAGCTCTTGGTTACGATCACCAACCTCATCGTCCCACTTAACTTGAACCTCTGCCATTTCCTCATCTGTCAGGGCCCACTCATCACGCGGAGTATCGGCGAGCCAATGACCAGCCGCATTTAGAACGCATGATTTACCAGCGATCGATAGACTGCCCATCAGATCAGGGCGCGATGCCAACCAAACAAAGCCTTTGGCGCGTACCAAGCCTTGATCCCACACACCCTCTAAAAACGCGGCGAAACGCTCGGGATGCAGGGGGCGCTTGGCGCGGTAAACAAAACTTGAAAATCCGTACTCTTCCGCTTCCGAACCCTCGTCACCACGCAGCGTGGTTAACCAACCGGCTGCAGCCGATGCTTGATCAAAGTCAAACAAACCTGTGTTTAAGATTTCGCCCAGGGCCACCTGGCTCTTAGTCGTGTGGATGACCTTGGCCGATGGATTTAGTTTTTGGATGAGACCGGTGAGTTCTTGGAGCTCTTCTTTGTCAACGAGATCGGTCTTATTGATGACGATCACGTTGGCAAATTCAACTTGCTCTACTAGTAAATCCGATACAGTCCGCTCGTCCGTGTCATCAATGCCAGCATCAATATCAACTAATTGATCTGCAGCGGCATAGTCTGCGAGGAAAGCCTGTGCATCGACGACCGTCACCAAAGTGTCTAGTTTGGCCACAGTAGAGAGTGTCT
This sequence is a window from Deltaproteobacteria bacterium. Protein-coding genes within it:
- a CDS encoding GTP-binding protein, encoding MAPNRLPVTVLSGFLGAGKTTLLNHILNNRQGLKVAVIVNDMSEVNIDAALVKGGDAALSRTDERLVEMSNGCICCTLREDLLIEVGKLAREGRFDYLVIESTGISEPMPVAETFTFTSEDGETLSTVAKLDTLVTVVDAQAFLADYAAADQLVDIDAGIDDTDERTVSDLLVEQVEFANVIVINKTDLVDKEELQELTGLIQKLNPSAKVIHTTKSQVALGEILNTGLFDFDQASAAAGWLTTLRGDEGSEAEEYGFSSFVYRAKRPLHPERFAAFLEGVWDQGLVRAKGFVWLASRPDLMGSLSIAGKSCVLNAAGHWLADTPRDEWALTDEEMAEVQVKWDDEVGDRNQELVLIGQHFDRTAVQQALDDCLLSAAEFKKGATAWRRYADPFPAW